The window GCCATCTTCCGCTCGCGGTAGTGGGCGGCCGTCTCCTCCAGGGTCGGCTTCCGCTTGCCCTCGACCTTGAAGTACGCCGAGGAGGCGTCGTGCAGGTCGTCGGCCAGGGAGGCGTTGCCCTTGGAGGACACCTCGGCGTGGGTGTGGACGTCGATCGCGACCAGCTCGTCCACGTTCATGACGGGTTGCGCGGCACTCATCACGCCTCCGGGATCTTCGGGGCGGGGACGCCCACGGTCTGCGGTTCGGCGCCCAGGGAGGTCGGCCACACGTCGGCCAGGGCCTCGGGGGTCCAGCCGCCGTTCGCGTACGCCGTCTTGATCTCCTGCGGGTGCGACCAGAGTGCCACCTTGTCGCCGCCGATGCCGATGGCCTGGCCGGTGACACCGCGCGCCGCCTCGGAGGCGAGGAAGGGGACCAGGGCCGCGCAGTCCTCGGGGGTGCCGAAGCCCTCGCCCTTGCGCAGGAAGTCCGGGAACGGCTTGCCCTCGCGCAGCGCCTCGACGTACGGGGCGAAGACCGGGATGGTCTCGGTCATCGCGGTGGCGGCGACCGGGACGATGGCGTTGACGGTGATGTTCGCGCGGCCCAGCTCCATCGCCCAGGTGCGGGCGAAGGCGGCGATGCCGGCCTTGGCGGCGGCGTAGTTCGTCTGGCCGAAGTTGCCGCGCTGGCCGGCCGGGGAGCCGACGAGGATCAGGGAGCCGCCCTCGCCCTGCTCGCGCATGCGGATCGCGGCGGCGCGGGCGCAGGTGAAGGTGCCCTTGAGGTGGGTGGTGATCACCGCGTCGAAGTCGTCGTCCGACATCTTCCACAGCACCTTGTCGCGCAGGATGCCGGCGTTGGTGACCAGGATGTCGAGCCGCCCGAACTCCTCCACCGCGCGTCCCACAAGCCGGTCGGCGGCCTCGGTCGTGCCGACCGGGACCACCTCGGCCACGGCCCTGCCGCCCGCCTCGGTGAGGGACTTCACGGCCGCTTCGGCCACGGCCTCGTCGATGTCGTTGACGACGACGGAGGCGCCGGCGGCGGCGAGGGCCTGTGCGTAGGCCAGACCGAGGCCACGGCCACTGCCCGTGACGACGGCGACCTTGCCGGTGAGATCGATGCTGGGCACGAGGGGATCCCTTCGGTGGGGGTGCGACGACGGACGCTGACGAACGTCCGCCGACTGCGGCTGTGAGATCGAAGCTAAGAGCAATAGTTGTTGACGTCAATAGTTGTTGTTCTCCGGGCGTTGCGTCATGCTGGGACGGAACACCGGCACGCCCCCTGCCCGGGGCCTCGACCACGGGAGCCCGCCATCGCCCGCCAGCAGACGCAGAACGCCGCCCCGATCGACGCGCGCGAGCCCTGGATGCGCGCCCTGCACGCGGACACGGGTTATCTGCTGTACCGCCTGGGGATGCGGTCCGGGCAGCTGTTCAACTCCTCCCTCCAGGAGTCGGGGCTGCGGCTGCGGCACTACGCGCTGCTGCGCTTC is drawn from Streptomyces bottropensis ATCC 25435 and contains these coding sequences:
- a CDS encoding SDR family NAD(P)-dependent oxidoreductase, with product MPSIDLTGKVAVVTGSGRGLGLAYAQALAAAGASVVVNDIDEAVAEAAVKSLTEAGGRAVAEVVPVGTTEAADRLVGRAVEEFGRLDILVTNAGILRDKVLWKMSDDDFDAVITTHLKGTFTCARAAAIRMREQGEGGSLILVGSPAGQRGNFGQTNYAAAKAGIAAFARTWAMELGRANITVNAIVPVAATAMTETIPVFAPYVEALREGKPFPDFLRKGEGFGTPEDCAALVPFLASEAARGVTGQAIGIGGDKVALWSHPQEIKTAYANGGWTPEALADVWPTSLGAEPQTVGVPAPKIPEA